The following nucleotide sequence is from Synergistaceae bacterium.
CCTCCAGGGTGCGCGTTGGCGGCGTTCCTGCTCTTTCGCATTGTGGACATCGTCAAACCCGGCCCCGTCGGCAAAGTGGAGAAATTGCCGGGAGGGTGGGGTATTATGGCCGACGATGTGGTGGGGGGAATCCTGACCAACTCGATTTTACGAATCATCCTCCGAATGTTCTAGAACGGAGGAGACGAAGAAAACGTCTTCATTTGGGTCGTTTCCACATCTTCCACACGATAAACATGCTCATTGTTATCGCGATGTAAAATCCGACGCTGCTCCCATAAATGGCGTAAAGCACGCCTTCCTCACTCCAAGGCATCCGTAGGCCCGTCACGACAATGCACACGAACGAGAATAGCAGCGATAGCGCGGTGATAATGTACTTGAGCTCTTTTTGCATGAGCTTCTCCTCAATATCCATAATCAACAAAAATAAACAAAAATAAACAAAAATAAACAAGGCCTCCTAAGGAGGAGGCCTTTGAAGTTTTGTGTTGTTTGAAAAATTAGAGCCTGGAGACGTCGGCTGCCTGTGGTCCTTTTTCGCCGTTCACAATTTCGAACGCTACCTTTTGCCCTTCGGCAAGGGTTTTGAATCCATCACCCTTAATCGCGCTATAATGCACAAAAACATCCTTTCCTTCGTCAGCAGTGATAAACCCATACCCCTTACTTTC
It contains:
- a CDS encoding cold-shock protein yields the protein MAQGTVKWFNESKGYGFITADEGKDVFVHYSAIKGDGFKTLAEGQKVAFEIVNGEKGPQAADVSRL